One region of Skermanella mucosa genomic DNA includes:
- a CDS encoding thermonuclease family protein: MLTALSVGAAARHSPALDRQASEGTVPTEVIDGDTVQAGSEVYELAGIDAPELGQRCLNSASLYACGQEASFALRKMIGITAVSCTRQPDGDGVECAGSAGNLGLLLVKQGFAVARPGAAPAYLEAQRVAKDSKLGIWRGDFVPSVRWRQGDRLEAERQSPAPCPVKAAVEQSGRKVYLVPTDSVYDKVTPDQEAGGRLFCSDEEARAAGFERPAS, encoded by the coding sequence ATGTTGACGGCCCTGAGCGTCGGCGCCGCGGCCCGGCACTCCCCGGCGCTCGACCGGCAGGCCTCCGAAGGAACGGTTCCCACCGAGGTGATCGACGGCGATACCGTGCAGGCCGGTTCGGAAGTATACGAACTGGCGGGCATCGACGCGCCGGAACTGGGACAGCGGTGCCTGAACAGCGCTTCCCTGTACGCCTGCGGGCAGGAAGCCAGCTTCGCGCTCCGCAAGATGATCGGGATCACGGCGGTATCCTGCACGCGCCAGCCCGATGGCGACGGGGTGGAATGCGCGGGCAGCGCCGGCAACCTCGGCCTCCTGCTGGTGAAGCAGGGCTTCGCCGTGGCCCGTCCGGGGGCCGCGCCCGCCTATCTGGAAGCGCAGCGGGTCGCCAAGGACAGCAAGCTGGGGATCTGGCGGGGCGACTTCGTCCCATCGGTCCGCTGGCGGCAGGGCGACAGGCTGGAGGCGGAGCGACAGTCCCCGGCTCCTTGCCCCGTCAAGGCCGCCGTCGAGCAGTCGGGCCGCAAGGTCTACCTGGTGCCGACCGACAGCGTCTACGACAAGGTCACGCCCGATCAGGAAGCCGGGGGCCGCCTGTTCTGCAGCGACGAGGAAGCCCGTGCCGCCGGTTTCGAGCGGCCGGCCTCCTGA
- a CDS encoding phage holin family protein, translated as MSGLFANLRQEATLLVKREIELARVEAGQKVGQISRGAVALAVGGAVLFIGILFLMLAGTWGLSEYIEPWISALVVGGIVLLVGVVMLLKGISNMKKLNLTPERTLETLKGDASLVRGRTP; from the coding sequence TTGAGCGGTCTTTTCGCCAACCTGAGGCAGGAGGCGACGCTGCTGGTCAAGCGGGAGATCGAGCTGGCCCGGGTCGAGGCCGGACAGAAGGTGGGGCAGATAAGCCGCGGCGCGGTGGCCCTGGCGGTCGGCGGCGCCGTGCTGTTCATCGGCATCCTGTTCCTGATGCTGGCGGGAACCTGGGGCCTGTCCGAGTATATCGAGCCCTGGATTTCGGCGCTGGTGGTCGGCGGCATCGTGCTGCTGGTCGGCGTCGTCATGCTGCTGAAGGGCATCAGCAACATGAAGAAGCTGAACCTGACGCCGGAGCGGACGCTGGAAACCCTCAAGGGCGACGCCAGCCTGGTCCGGGGCCGCACGCCATGA
- a CDS encoding PRC-barrel domain-containing protein, with translation MTGYGRSPDEIQREIGETQANLARAISQLERKFKPSEWLEDVTGTLRSRGGHRLADAIRDNPVPAGLIALGIAWLAVSVASTTPQPDRFAADGKGWRRRAVLSAQSLIGDEVRNLENQGLGRIEDIMIDVPTGRVAYAVLSFGGIMGMGGKLFALPWQALRVDERRRQVWIDIDRARLREAPGFDKDDWPDMADLSWGHRVHGFWMGRDGDVLHRRVMSAGSLAGDTVRNRAGQDLGTIEATMVDLADGRVVYTVLAFGGTLGFGEKLFAVPWRVLRLNEQEKRFILDADPERLKQMQGFDKDKWPDMADPAWSSRIEMQFAR, from the coding sequence ATGACCGGCTACGGCCGCTCACCGGACGAGATCCAGCGCGAGATCGGCGAGACCCAGGCGAACCTTGCCCGGGCGATCTCGCAGCTGGAGCGCAAGTTCAAGCCGAGCGAGTGGCTGGAGGATGTCACGGGAACGCTGCGTTCCCGCGGCGGTCACCGGCTGGCCGATGCGATCCGGGACAATCCGGTGCCTGCCGGACTGATCGCCCTCGGGATCGCCTGGCTGGCGGTCTCCGTCGCATCGACCACGCCCCAGCCCGACCGCTTCGCCGCCGATGGCAAGGGATGGCGCCGCCGGGCGGTCCTGTCGGCGCAATCGCTGATCGGCGACGAGGTCCGCAACCTGGAGAACCAGGGGCTGGGCCGGATCGAGGACATCATGATCGACGTCCCGACCGGGCGCGTCGCCTACGCCGTGCTGTCGTTCGGCGGCATCATGGGGATGGGAGGCAAGCTCTTCGCCCTGCCCTGGCAGGCGCTGCGCGTCGACGAGCGGCGCCGGCAGGTCTGGATCGACATCGACAGGGCGCGCCTGCGCGAGGCTCCCGGCTTCGACAAGGACGACTGGCCGGACATGGCCGACCTGTCCTGGGGGCACCGTGTCCACGGCTTCTGGATGGGGCGCGACGGCGACGTGCTGCACAGGCGCGTCATGTCGGCCGGGAGCCTCGCCGGCGACACCGTGCGCAACCGGGCCGGCCAGGATCTGGGGACCATCGAGGCCACCATGGTGGACCTGGCGGACGGCAGGGTCGTCTACACGGTCCTGGCGTTCGGCGGCACCCTGGGCTTCGGGGAGAAGCTGTTCGCCGTTCCCTGGCGCGTGCTCAGGCTCAACGAGCAGGAAAAACGCTTCATCCTGGACGCCGATCCGGAGCGGCTGAAGCAGATGCAGGGCTTCGACAAGGACAAGTGGCCCGACATGGCCGATCCCGCCTGGAGCAGCCGCATAGAGATGCAGTTCGCCCGCTGA
- a CDS encoding MBL fold metallo-hydrolase, whose amino-acid sequence MPFQAMFRRLIAGILTFLAGLAGPSAAMAMCQPVASGPGTLLHLAAIRQAAAPAAGSLRLTFLGHSSFLIESPEDVSAVTDYNGYLRPDRLPDIVTMNNAHSTHYTDRPDPGIRHVLRGWGDEDGMAVHDVTLRDMRVRNVPTNVRDYGGTRVSGNSIFVFEAGGLCVAHLGHLHHTLTDMHLAELGVIDVLLVPVDGSYTMAQDYMVEVIAQIQPALVVPMHYFNASTLAGFLQRMGGTYEVRTSDSATVTLSRQTLPYRQILVLPGH is encoded by the coding sequence ATGCCGTTCCAAGCCATGTTCCGCCGCCTGATCGCGGGCATCCTCACGTTCCTCGCCGGCTTGGCCGGCCCGTCGGCCGCCATGGCCATGTGCCAGCCGGTGGCGTCCGGCCCCGGCACGCTGCTCCACCTCGCGGCGATCAGGCAGGCGGCGGCCCCGGCCGCGGGATCGCTGCGGCTGACCTTCCTCGGCCATTCCAGTTTCCTGATCGAGAGCCCGGAGGACGTGTCGGCGGTGACCGACTACAACGGCTATCTGCGGCCGGACCGGCTGCCCGACATCGTGACGATGAACAACGCGCATTCGACCCACTACACCGACCGGCCGGACCCCGGAATCCGGCATGTGCTGCGCGGCTGGGGCGACGAGGACGGCATGGCGGTCCATGACGTGACCCTGCGCGACATGCGGGTGCGGAACGTCCCGACCAACGTGAGGGATTACGGGGGCACGCGGGTGAGCGGCAACTCGATCTTCGTGTTCGAGGCCGGCGGCCTGTGCGTCGCCCACCTGGGCCACCTGCACCATACCCTGACCGACATGCACCTGGCGGAACTGGGCGTCATCGACGTGCTGCTGGTGCCGGTGGACGGTTCATACACCATGGCGCAGGACTACATGGTCGAGGTGATCGCCCAGATCCAGCCGGCGCTGGTGGTCCCGATGCACTATTTCAACGCCTCGACGCTCGCGGGCTTCCTTCAGCGGATGGGCGGCACTTACGAGGTCAGGACGTCGGACAGCGCCACGGTGACTCTGTCCCGCCAGACCCTCCCGTACCGCCAGATCCTCGTCCTGCCCGGCCACTGA